The sequence tcccatataggagggttacagactgtcattatagaaaagccattacaaatcgaGCCCGTAACACACTTCCGCGCACGGGGCCTGCTACAATGGGccaaatcccacgtgggcctccaggccgtgggacggggcgacgtcatcgtaggccttcgtctcgtagatgtagaggacgaagggtggacctcgccggtcgttttgcctccgttggtgcagcgagatggACGAAGGCTGGAACGAagagtggcgtcttcgccttcaccCCAACATCCAGTCTCCAATTGCACTAGACTCCAGGAGACATGGCACGGGGCGGTGCCCTAGCCTCTCCTCATCCTTCCCTTTCAGGGAACCAAGCTGCCAGCGTGAATGCTATGTTGCACATCTTGTCTTCAGTCCCCGTTTCACTTTTAAGCGCCCATGGATTCCTTGTGTTTTCCCCCAACAACCAACTACCTGCATGCTGCTCCTTTTTATCTGCGGCCAGTAGTGACTAAATTTTGCATCAGATGAAACATTGTAGAAGATTCAATTGGAGCAAGGTTTTCTGGCCATTCGGTAGAGGATCAACATTAACATCGGGGATATTTGGTTTGTAGAACGAGGTAGTTCATCATCGTCTCACTTGTTAATATTTTTTTGTTTGATTTGCGAAACAGAATAAATTAATGCATTACCACTTATTTTTTATATGCTACTCCCTACAtcccaaaatataattcgttttagactAATCATACATTTATTAATTAACTTATGAATTTAGTTTGTATGTAAATCTATATTCATTATCATCCATTCAAATGTGGACAAAAAGCTATAAATAACTATATAATTCCTTATATTATTTTTTTCAACATGGAAAGTGGTATTCTCATTAGTCGTATTCGTCAAAGAACTTGTTGCTTCTACGGCAAAGCTACATGTATTCCAGAGACGTCGTTCCTCTAGATAGAAACAACAACAAAAAAATCAAGAGATGCATACAATGaataaagaggtgaaaaaggaaaAACAAGATGGACAATCGTCAATACATCATCTCAAGTGCATCCAATCTCATACAAAAAAGCACACACACAAGCCACACCCTTCTTCATCAGATCCAATCCTTTTTCTCAGAACACACTGCACTAGAAGCTGTGAGCCATGGGCGTTCCTCCCCTCTCTCATGCATGGCATGGGTGACAGGATCACACACTTTAACTACGCAGACATGCTTTACATACATTAGACCATCTCCAGCAGCACTCCGCATGCGGCTCCGTATCCGTATTTTGCGGAGTCTAGCACACTATTCATCAGTCCAGCAGGCTCCGTATCCGGCTCCGTAAAACGCACGGCGTGTACCCAGACTCCCCATTTCCacgctttctctctcctctccgcagctctctcgcgggcgcgcgcgcctgctggcgggccccaggtgtcatagactgcatgcggagtgggatggggagtgttgctggaaacggagccggatacggagaggagagagaatgtGTCGGCCGCGCGTTTTAGGGATACGGAGTCGCACACTGCTGGAGTTCAGAAGGAAACCCAAACATGCAGCTACCTGCGCAGCAGAGGAAGAAGAAGTCTTGGGAGTTTCTTCACGCTCTGGTACAGCACTGGAAATAGCTCAGGAAATTCTTCCTCCCCTGCACCGATCGACAGCAACAAGAGACCGAGCTGTTACTGGGCAGTTCGTTTTGGCCGCTGGTCAATCGACCATAAGCAGTACTGGAACACATGATGGTAGACTTGGGCATTTCAAAGACAAGTTTGAAACGTCTCGTGATGCGAATCTGGGggcgaaaaaagaagaaaaaaacgtGTGGTCCAAGTGGGTGCGTTGAATTCGTCAAACTATGGGTCGCTAACAAACACGAGTGAACAAACACATTCGCTTGAACTTTGTGAGTAGTTCACATGTGCACCTGAAAGTAACGAATGCAAACTACTTTTCTAGCCAGAAGAGGGGGTGGTGGCTTTGCTTGCTTTTTATCGAGGCCAACTAAACCACGTCTAGtttcttctctcttttttttaataaaaaaacaGCATCCGTAACTACCTGCACTAACCAATATATACATTTAGACTGTGCATAAGTTGATACAAGCTATAATCACTTCAGATTAAAGCCGGCTGTTTAGACTGCTGCAGGTGTAATTTACAGAGAGACAGAAACACCGTAGAAGCAGTAGAAACCGGTTATTACCGATTAAAGCCAAGCGATCGGGGCCGACAGACTCGAGTGCTCCCAGACCCATTAGACTCCCTGGTTGCCACTGAATCAGCACCGAATCGAAAATCGGCAATTGGACCAACACATCACGCTGAGGGCCACTAAAACTTTCCGCCATAAATATCTGATTTATATTATTTTTTGCCCAGATAATCATCTCCCCCATTCCAAAATGGACAATGACGTGGCCCGTAGGCCAGTGCAGCTAACTATTTAGACAAATGCGGATTCGGAGGCTAGAAGATAATGGGCCTGCCTGTCGTCTCTTTCATCCAAGTTGAGACAAGCACTGCTACTGCTACCCCTTTACGACGCATGCGCATAACTGGATGCGTCGAGTCGAGTCGAGATAGCCTGCTGTATCCGCCAGTTGCCGCATCAGAACATATAATACACGTAGTAGATTACTGGTGTGGTTCATGACAATTCTACGGATGTGATGGTACTCACTTGGTCCCATCTCGCGTGCATTAACAAATACAATAAAAGAAATTGGCACTGTGTGTAGTCAGAGCCGCACTGCTTGAAACTAGGCTTGCTTCTATCGTCTACCAATTCAATGCAGTGGCACTGTGCGGTGTGTGCGCTAAATTAAATTTTCGATTTTGTGCCTCGAAAAATCGACCAAGGAAATCCCAATCCAATGAAATTCATTCAGTGGCGCACGAGCGGAAGACAGCTGATAAGCCCCTGAAATTGTGTTACCGTAGGGGAGTCGTCGTGCAGCGCTCGACGGTGGGCGTCGTCCGCGACGGCGGCGGAGGGCTTGTTGCGCGGCTGGGCCTTgcttccctcctcctgctgctgctgctgcttcttcTGGAGtaggtcgtcgtcgtcgtcgtcgccgccgccgaggcTGGCCCGGGACAGCTCGCGCCTGTTCTGCTTGCGCATCTCGCGGATCTTGGAGAAGTCCATGGAGTAGTCCGGCACGGCGCCGTTCTTCACGTCCCACTCCCCGAACGCCGGCACCGTCATCCACCCCACCGCCGCCTGCTCCTGCAGATACGGAGGAGCGCGCGGCGGCGACAAGAGTGGCTCAGACTCACCAGTCGAGGCGAGAAAGGAATAAGGACAAGAAAAAAATGACTTTCCCCATTCTCATACCTCCTTGCGGCTCTCCATGAACGCTGAGCCTCTTCCTTCCACTCCCTACACCCCTCGTTCGTCGATCGTTGCTTACAACCAGTAAGCTCGTGACTCTTTAGCGCCGCTGACTGCTCGAGGAAATCAATCCATCAGGTGCCCTGTCAGCAGCGGCGTCCCAGCCAGGGCAGGAGACGCCGGTTTATTTTAAGATAAAAAGCGGATGAAGGAAGGAGGCGTTACGATACTACACGTCTACTATACTACCCCGATTTTTTTATCTTTAAAACTTTTTATAAAGTATTTCTAAAAATAACACCAAAGGTTTTCTTTTTTTGTAATCTTTCTACCTCGTTTGGCCATGCCGAACTCACTCTCGGCTAAACCGTGCTGCCATGTCAACCCACCTACCTACGATTGGCCTGTCAATGTGCCGTTATATCAACTCGTGTTGATCGTTAATGTGACCCACATCTCAAACTTCTCTAAATGCCTTTCTTGTTTATTTTCCACAATAAATTTAAAGATTAACCTTGATTACTAGGGTTTAAAGGAAAAAAAAATATTTGGGTAGAGATATAAAGGATTTTAGGTAGACCGTATACGTCATAAAACTTTGGTTGAATCTAATATAT is a genomic window of Zea mays cultivar B73 chromosome 5, Zm-B73-REFERENCE-NAM-5.0, whole genome shotgun sequence containing:
- the LOC103626226 gene encoding uncharacterized protein LOC103626226, whose product is MESRKEEQAAVGWMTVPAFGEWDVKNGAVPDYSMDFSKIREMRKQNRRELSRASLGGGDDDDDDLLQKKQQQQQEEGSKAQPRNKPSAAVADDAHRRALHDDSPTGRKNFLSYFQCCTRA
- the LOC103626226 gene encoding uncharacterized protein isoform X1, producing MESRKEAAVGWMTVPAFGEWDVKNGAVPDYSMDFSKIREMRKQNRRELSRASLGGGDDDDDDLLQKKQQQQQEEGSKAQPRNKPSAAVADDAHRRALHDDSPTGRKNFLSYFQCCTRA